From a region of the Drosophila mauritiana strain mau12 chromosome 4, ASM438214v1, whole genome shotgun sequence genome:
- the LOC117146261 gene encoding phosphatidylinositol 5-phosphate 4-kinase type-2 beta isoform X1, with the protein MEKKISSTSQPRILKKKHFRVKHQKVKLFRANEPILSVFMWGINHTINELSHVNIPVMLLPDDFRAYSKIKVDNHLFNKENMPSHFKVKEYCPLVFRNLRERFGVDDVDYRESLTRSQPIQIDSSGKSGAQFYESYDKFFIIKSLTSEEIERMHAFLKQYHPYVVERHGKTLLPQYLGMYRITVESVQYYFVVMRNVFSSHLTIHKKFDLKGSTVDREASEKELEKNLPTLKDNDFIKQKVKLDIGKEAKDKLMDTLSNDVDLLTKLHIMDYSLLVGVHDCVRAEEEALQGDNILTVGRSENSESEECDSGERWTYNTPPDSPRGAQYKEVVYEVDIYDIPSIEEKREIYFIAIIDVLTQYGVKKQAAKAAKTVKYGSNVDGISTCDPEQYAKRFLDFMDKAIE; encoded by the exons atggaaaaaaaGATCTCATCGACATCCCAGCCCCGGATTTTAAAAAAGAAGCACTTCAGGGTTAAGCATCAAAAGGTTAAATTATTTAGAGCCAATGAACCAATTTTAAGTGTGTTCATGTGGGGAATAAATCACACT ATAAATGAATTAAGTCACGTAAATATACCTGTAATGCTTTTGCCGGACGATTTTCGTGCTTATTCTAAAATTAAGGTGGATAATCATCTATTTAATAA AGAAAACATGCCGTCACATTTCAAAGTCAAGGAATATTGCCCCCTTGTGTTTCGAAATTTACGTGAAAGATTTGGTGTTGATGATGTTGACTACCGCGAGTCCTTAACTCGATCCCAACCTATTCAAATTGATTCGTCTGGAAAATCAGGAGCGCAATTTTATGAGAGTTAtgataaattttttataataaaaagTTTGACATCGGAAGAAATTGAACGAATGCACGCATTTTTAAAGCAATACCATCCG tACGTTGTGGAAAGACACGGAAAAACGCTTTTACCGCAATACTTGGGAATGTATCGTATCACTGTAGAAAGTGTGCAATATTACTTCGTTGTCATGAGGAATGTTTTCAGCTCCCACTTGACTATACACAA aAAGTTTGATTTAAAAGGTAGCACCGTTGATCGGGAAGCATCAGAAAAGGAACTTGAAAAAAATTTGCCGACTTTAAAGGACAATGattttataaaacaaaaagttaaaTTAGACATTGGAAAGGAAGCTAAGGACAAACTAATGGACACGCTGAGCAACGATGTGGAT cTTCTAACAAAGTTGCACATTATGGATTACTCTTTGTTGGTCGGCGTGCATGACTGTGTTCGTGCAGAGGAGGAAGCTTTGCAGGGAGATAATATACTAACTGTTGGTCGCAGTGAGAACAGCGAAAGCGAGGAATGCGATAGCGGGGAAcg CTGGACGTATAACACTCCTCCTGATTCTCCAAGAGGTGCACAGTATAAGGAAGTCGTTTATGAAGTTGACATATATGACATTCCAAGTATTGAAG AAAAACGCGAAATTTACTTTATTGCTATTATTGACGTTCTTACACAATATGGAGTTAAAAAACAg GCAGCTAAAGCAGCAAAAACCGTTAAATATGGCAGTAATGTTGACGGTATATCAACCTGTGACCCTGAACAATATGCCAAACGATTCTTGGACTTTATGGATAAAGCTATAGAATAA
- the LOC117146260 gene encoding uncharacterized protein LOC117146260 isoform X3, giving the protein MDTLSPNSSKISSGNELPSKKSKSKKTKTNAYDNQNINMSTTPEKVENCHQCKKPVYKMEEVILRLKTATAIFHKTCLRCKDCGKHLKFDGYNVHDGSLYCSMHFKLIFAPKVVYEEFAPRKPELIIRENQPIKLPPDVAKASDKPSLGLDELQELNLRSKCKVFENGYKEHNNNLREHQDIAIMHSKSIQSTLTKLHKLGIPNSELTKLDDNNNSDNNYSDDESNTNFMCLKKEIERETPVGLGEAMNDIRSKFEQGDLIAKEGRREERKQEIQNIRSRLFLGKQAKIKEMYKLAVAESEQAVTSVGKTPDICAIKPTQEIKNRFENGEAYKDSKILSSEVSCGIHADADVFESGISKASRNIFMELDANIISSLSNHVKYTLPNTKYQLHNQKVQENSDVDIVKSDSKPEEVKAATEELSRKFKFFETYSPAENKKGIFRMTPPREGVVMFPPPDSDTNQQINTTLFNDNVLQKTKTTSTILNKFREMEEKKMSDEHKEKTPKPMKCFTPPPEISHQVIRSDTEEESQSDYEQNSENDEMQSEIVPSNSCYNDKAFLEAQSVARAKQLRAKFEKWQKNEIEQEIKEGRVDVYSQLISNESIESAKTIRERFENMKKSETAMENTSKTQIKRFV; this is encoded by the exons ATGGACACTCTGAGCCCAAATAGTTCAAAAATATCTTCCGGAAATGAATTACCCTCAAAAAAAAGCAAATctaagaaaacaaaaacaaatgcatATGATAaccaaaatataaatatg TCTACAACACCTGAGAAGGTTGAAAACTGCCACCAATGCAAGAAACCCGTATACAAAATGGAGGAAGTCATTCTTAGATTGAAGACAGCAACAGCTATTTTTCATAAAACGTGCTTACGTTGCAAGGACTGCGGCAAACACCTTAA ATTTGATGGCTACAATGTTCATGATGGAAGTCTATATTGCTCTATGCACTTTAAATTAATCTTCGCGCCGAAAGTAGTTTACGAAGAATTTGCCCCACGAAAACCCGAACTCATAATACGAGAGAATCAGCCAATTAAATTACCGCCGGATGTTGCTAAAG CATCCGATAAACCAAGTCTTGGCCTTGACGAGCTCCAAGAACTTAATCTGCGCTCAAAATGTAAAGTTTTCGAAAATGGCTATAAAgaacataacaataatttaCGAGAACATCAAGATATTGCTATTATGCATAGCAAGTCAATACAGTCAACACTAACCAAGCTTCATAAGCTAGGGATACCTAATTCAGAACTAACAAAATTAGACGATAACAACAACAGTGACAATAATTATAGTGATGACGAAAGCAACACGAATTTTATGTGCTTAAAAAAGGAGATCGAAAGAGAAACCCCTGTAGGCTTGGGGGAAGCCATGAACGATATAAGATCTAAGTTTGAGCAAGGTGACCTAATAGCAAAGGAAGGGCGCCGCGAGGaaagaaaacaagaaataCAAAACATACGCTCTCGATTGTTTCTGGGTAAacaagcaaaaataaaagaaatgtatAAATTAGCTGTTGCTGAATCAGAACAGGCCGTTACATCAGTTGGCAAAACCCCAGATATTTGTGCTATTAAGCCCACTCAGGAAATAAAGAACCGATTTGAGAACGGTGAAGCTTATAAAGATAGTAAGATACTATCAAGCGAAGTAAGTTGTGGTATtcatgcggatgcggatgtaTTCGAATCTG GAATAAGCAAAGCATCAAGAAACATCTTTATGGAACTAGATGCAAATATAATTTCGAGTTTAAGCAATCATGTAAAATATACCCTCCCCAATACAAAATATCAGTTACATAATCAAAAAGTGCAGGAG aatagcGATGTTGACATTGTCAAATCCGACTCAAAGCCAGAAGAAGTTAAGGCAGCCACCGAAGAGTTGTCAAGAAAGTTTAAATTCTTCGAAACATATTCTCCGgccgaaaataaaaaagggaTATTCCGCATGACACCGCCACGCGAGGGCGTTGTAATGTTTCCACCTCCAGACTCCGATACGAATCAACAAATTAACACGACTTTATTCAATGATAACGTTTtgcagaaaacaaaaacaacgtcaactattttaaataagtttCGCGAAATggaggaaaaaaaaatgagtgATGAACACAAAGAAAAAACACCAAAGCCAATGAAGTGTTTTACTCCACCACCTGAAATTTCACATCAAGTTATCAGATCAGATACTGAGGAGGAAAGCCAAAGTGACTACGAACAAAATAGTGAAAACGACGAAATGCAGTCTGAAATTGTCCCTTCTAACTCTTGTTACAACGATAAGGCTTTTCTCGAG GCGCAAAGTGTTGCACGAGCTAAGCAATTAAGAGCGAAATttgaaaaatggcaaaaaaacgAAATAGAACAAGAAATAAAGGAAGGTCGCGTTGATGTATATTCACAGCTTATTTCAAACGAATCTATTGAAAGTGCCAAAAC AATACGTGAACGctttgaaaatatgaaaaaatcgGAAACTGCTATGGAGAACACATCAAAAACTCAAATAAAACGTTTTGTT TAA
- the LOC117146260 gene encoding uncharacterized protein LOC117146260 isoform X1, which yields MDTLSPNSSKISSGNELPSKKSKSKKTKTNAYDNQNINMKKSFTKFDDLQKRNVIHVRSRDSKKAQSFFRSTTPEKVENCHQCKKPVYKMEEVILRLKTATAIFHKTCLRCKDCGKHLKFDGYNVHDGSLYCSMHFKLIFAPKVVYEEFAPRKPELIIRENQPIKLPPDVAKASDKPSLGLDELQELNLRSKCKVFENGYKEHNNNLREHQDIAIMHSKSIQSTLTKLHKLGIPNSELTKLDDNNNSDNNYSDDESNTNFMCLKKEIERETPVGLGEAMNDIRSKFEQGDLIAKEGRREERKQEIQNIRSRLFLGKQAKIKEMYKLAVAESEQAVTSVGKTPDICAIKPTQEIKNRFENGEAYKDSKILSSEVSCGIHADADVFESGISKASRNIFMELDANIISSLSNHVKYTLPNTKYQLHNQKVQENSDVDIVKSDSKPEEVKAATEELSRKFKFFETYSPAENKKGIFRMTPPREGVVMFPPPDSDTNQQINTTLFNDNVLQKTKTTSTILNKFREMEEKKMSDEHKEKTPKPMKCFTPPPEISHQVIRSDTEEESQSDYEQNSENDEMQSEIVPSNSCYNDKAFLEAQSVARAKQLRAKFEKWQKNEIEQEIKEGRVDVYSQLISNESIESAKTIRERFENMKKSETAMENTSKTQIKRFV from the exons ATGGACACTCTGAGCCCAAATAGTTCAAAAATATCTTCCGGAAATGAATTACCCTCAAAAAAAAGCAAATctaagaaaacaaaaacaaatgcatATGATAaccaaaatataaatatg AAAAAAAGTTTTACAAAATTCGATGATCTACAAAAACGTAATGTTATTCATGTACGTTCACGAGATTCTAAAAAAGCTCAATCATTTTTTCGA TCTACAACACCTGAGAAGGTTGAAAACTGCCACCAATGCAAGAAACCCGTATACAAAATGGAGGAAGTCATTCTTAGATTGAAGACAGCAACAGCTATTTTTCATAAAACGTGCTTACGTTGCAAGGACTGCGGCAAACACCTTAA ATTTGATGGCTACAATGTTCATGATGGAAGTCTATATTGCTCTATGCACTTTAAATTAATCTTCGCGCCGAAAGTAGTTTACGAAGAATTTGCCCCACGAAAACCCGAACTCATAATACGAGAGAATCAGCCAATTAAATTACCGCCGGATGTTGCTAAAG CATCCGATAAACCAAGTCTTGGCCTTGACGAGCTCCAAGAACTTAATCTGCGCTCAAAATGTAAAGTTTTCGAAAATGGCTATAAAgaacataacaataatttaCGAGAACATCAAGATATTGCTATTATGCATAGCAAGTCAATACAGTCAACACTAACCAAGCTTCATAAGCTAGGGATACCTAATTCAGAACTAACAAAATTAGACGATAACAACAACAGTGACAATAATTATAGTGATGACGAAAGCAACACGAATTTTATGTGCTTAAAAAAGGAGATCGAAAGAGAAACCCCTGTAGGCTTGGGGGAAGCCATGAACGATATAAGATCTAAGTTTGAGCAAGGTGACCTAATAGCAAAGGAAGGGCGCCGCGAGGaaagaaaacaagaaataCAAAACATACGCTCTCGATTGTTTCTGGGTAAacaagcaaaaataaaagaaatgtatAAATTAGCTGTTGCTGAATCAGAACAGGCCGTTACATCAGTTGGCAAAACCCCAGATATTTGTGCTATTAAGCCCACTCAGGAAATAAAGAACCGATTTGAGAACGGTGAAGCTTATAAAGATAGTAAGATACTATCAAGCGAAGTAAGTTGTGGTATtcatgcggatgcggatgtaTTCGAATCTG GAATAAGCAAAGCATCAAGAAACATCTTTATGGAACTAGATGCAAATATAATTTCGAGTTTAAGCAATCATGTAAAATATACCCTCCCCAATACAAAATATCAGTTACATAATCAAAAAGTGCAGGAG aatagcGATGTTGACATTGTCAAATCCGACTCAAAGCCAGAAGAAGTTAAGGCAGCCACCGAAGAGTTGTCAAGAAAGTTTAAATTCTTCGAAACATATTCTCCGgccgaaaataaaaaagggaTATTCCGCATGACACCGCCACGCGAGGGCGTTGTAATGTTTCCACCTCCAGACTCCGATACGAATCAACAAATTAACACGACTTTATTCAATGATAACGTTTtgcagaaaacaaaaacaacgtcaactattttaaataagtttCGCGAAATggaggaaaaaaaaatgagtgATGAACACAAAGAAAAAACACCAAAGCCAATGAAGTGTTTTACTCCACCACCTGAAATTTCACATCAAGTTATCAGATCAGATACTGAGGAGGAAAGCCAAAGTGACTACGAACAAAATAGTGAAAACGACGAAATGCAGTCTGAAATTGTCCCTTCTAACTCTTGTTACAACGATAAGGCTTTTCTCGAG GCGCAAAGTGTTGCACGAGCTAAGCAATTAAGAGCGAAATttgaaaaatggcaaaaaaacgAAATAGAACAAGAAATAAAGGAAGGTCGCGTTGATGTATATTCACAGCTTATTTCAAACGAATCTATTGAAAGTGCCAAAAC AATACGTGAACGctttgaaaatatgaaaaaatcgGAAACTGCTATGGAGAACACATCAAAAACTCAAATAAAACGTTTTGTT TAA
- the LOC117146261 gene encoding phosphatidylinositol 5-phosphate 4-kinase type-2 alpha isoform X2, translating to MEKKISSTSQPRILKKKHFRVKHQKVKLFRANEPILSVFMWGINHTINELSHVNIPVMLLPDDFRAYSKIKVDNHLFNKENMPSHFKVKEYCPLVFRNLRERFGVDDVDYRESLTRSQPIQIDSSGKSGAQFYESYDKFFIIKSLTSEEIERMHAFLKQYHPLLTKLHIMDYSLLVGVHDCVRAEEEALQGDNILTVGRSENSESEECDSGERWTYNTPPDSPRGAQYKEVVYEVDIYDIPSIEEKREIYFIAIIDVLTQYGVKKQAAKAAKTVKYGSNVDGISTCDPEQYAKRFLDFMDKAIE from the exons atggaaaaaaaGATCTCATCGACATCCCAGCCCCGGATTTTAAAAAAGAAGCACTTCAGGGTTAAGCATCAAAAGGTTAAATTATTTAGAGCCAATGAACCAATTTTAAGTGTGTTCATGTGGGGAATAAATCACACT ATAAATGAATTAAGTCACGTAAATATACCTGTAATGCTTTTGCCGGACGATTTTCGTGCTTATTCTAAAATTAAGGTGGATAATCATCTATTTAATAA AGAAAACATGCCGTCACATTTCAAAGTCAAGGAATATTGCCCCCTTGTGTTTCGAAATTTACGTGAAAGATTTGGTGTTGATGATGTTGACTACCGCGAGTCCTTAACTCGATCCCAACCTATTCAAATTGATTCGTCTGGAAAATCAGGAGCGCAATTTTATGAGAGTTAtgataaattttttataataaaaagTTTGACATCGGAAGAAATTGAACGAATGCACGCATTTTTAAAGCAATACCATCCG cTTCTAACAAAGTTGCACATTATGGATTACTCTTTGTTGGTCGGCGTGCATGACTGTGTTCGTGCAGAGGAGGAAGCTTTGCAGGGAGATAATATACTAACTGTTGGTCGCAGTGAGAACAGCGAAAGCGAGGAATGCGATAGCGGGGAAcg CTGGACGTATAACACTCCTCCTGATTCTCCAAGAGGTGCACAGTATAAGGAAGTCGTTTATGAAGTTGACATATATGACATTCCAAGTATTGAAG AAAAACGCGAAATTTACTTTATTGCTATTATTGACGTTCTTACACAATATGGAGTTAAAAAACAg GCAGCTAAAGCAGCAAAAACCGTTAAATATGGCAGTAATGTTGACGGTATATCAACCTGTGACCCTGAACAATATGCCAAACGATTCTTGGACTTTATGGATAAAGCTATAGAATAA
- the LOC117146260 gene encoding uncharacterized protein LOC117146260 isoform X2 — MDTLSPNSSKISSGNELPSKKSKSKKTKTNAYDNQNINMKKSFTKFDDLQKRNVIHSTTPEKVENCHQCKKPVYKMEEVILRLKTATAIFHKTCLRCKDCGKHLKFDGYNVHDGSLYCSMHFKLIFAPKVVYEEFAPRKPELIIRENQPIKLPPDVAKASDKPSLGLDELQELNLRSKCKVFENGYKEHNNNLREHQDIAIMHSKSIQSTLTKLHKLGIPNSELTKLDDNNNSDNNYSDDESNTNFMCLKKEIERETPVGLGEAMNDIRSKFEQGDLIAKEGRREERKQEIQNIRSRLFLGKQAKIKEMYKLAVAESEQAVTSVGKTPDICAIKPTQEIKNRFENGEAYKDSKILSSEVSCGIHADADVFESGISKASRNIFMELDANIISSLSNHVKYTLPNTKYQLHNQKVQENSDVDIVKSDSKPEEVKAATEELSRKFKFFETYSPAENKKGIFRMTPPREGVVMFPPPDSDTNQQINTTLFNDNVLQKTKTTSTILNKFREMEEKKMSDEHKEKTPKPMKCFTPPPEISHQVIRSDTEEESQSDYEQNSENDEMQSEIVPSNSCYNDKAFLEAQSVARAKQLRAKFEKWQKNEIEQEIKEGRVDVYSQLISNESIESAKTIRERFENMKKSETAMENTSKTQIKRFV; from the exons ATGGACACTCTGAGCCCAAATAGTTCAAAAATATCTTCCGGAAATGAATTACCCTCAAAAAAAAGCAAATctaagaaaacaaaaacaaatgcatATGATAaccaaaatataaatatg AAAAAAAGTTTTACAAAATTCGATGATCTACAAAAACGTAATGTTATTCAT TCTACAACACCTGAGAAGGTTGAAAACTGCCACCAATGCAAGAAACCCGTATACAAAATGGAGGAAGTCATTCTTAGATTGAAGACAGCAACAGCTATTTTTCATAAAACGTGCTTACGTTGCAAGGACTGCGGCAAACACCTTAA ATTTGATGGCTACAATGTTCATGATGGAAGTCTATATTGCTCTATGCACTTTAAATTAATCTTCGCGCCGAAAGTAGTTTACGAAGAATTTGCCCCACGAAAACCCGAACTCATAATACGAGAGAATCAGCCAATTAAATTACCGCCGGATGTTGCTAAAG CATCCGATAAACCAAGTCTTGGCCTTGACGAGCTCCAAGAACTTAATCTGCGCTCAAAATGTAAAGTTTTCGAAAATGGCTATAAAgaacataacaataatttaCGAGAACATCAAGATATTGCTATTATGCATAGCAAGTCAATACAGTCAACACTAACCAAGCTTCATAAGCTAGGGATACCTAATTCAGAACTAACAAAATTAGACGATAACAACAACAGTGACAATAATTATAGTGATGACGAAAGCAACACGAATTTTATGTGCTTAAAAAAGGAGATCGAAAGAGAAACCCCTGTAGGCTTGGGGGAAGCCATGAACGATATAAGATCTAAGTTTGAGCAAGGTGACCTAATAGCAAAGGAAGGGCGCCGCGAGGaaagaaaacaagaaataCAAAACATACGCTCTCGATTGTTTCTGGGTAAacaagcaaaaataaaagaaatgtatAAATTAGCTGTTGCTGAATCAGAACAGGCCGTTACATCAGTTGGCAAAACCCCAGATATTTGTGCTATTAAGCCCACTCAGGAAATAAAGAACCGATTTGAGAACGGTGAAGCTTATAAAGATAGTAAGATACTATCAAGCGAAGTAAGTTGTGGTATtcatgcggatgcggatgtaTTCGAATCTG GAATAAGCAAAGCATCAAGAAACATCTTTATGGAACTAGATGCAAATATAATTTCGAGTTTAAGCAATCATGTAAAATATACCCTCCCCAATACAAAATATCAGTTACATAATCAAAAAGTGCAGGAG aatagcGATGTTGACATTGTCAAATCCGACTCAAAGCCAGAAGAAGTTAAGGCAGCCACCGAAGAGTTGTCAAGAAAGTTTAAATTCTTCGAAACATATTCTCCGgccgaaaataaaaaagggaTATTCCGCATGACACCGCCACGCGAGGGCGTTGTAATGTTTCCACCTCCAGACTCCGATACGAATCAACAAATTAACACGACTTTATTCAATGATAACGTTTtgcagaaaacaaaaacaacgtcaactattttaaataagtttCGCGAAATggaggaaaaaaaaatgagtgATGAACACAAAGAAAAAACACCAAAGCCAATGAAGTGTTTTACTCCACCACCTGAAATTTCACATCAAGTTATCAGATCAGATACTGAGGAGGAAAGCCAAAGTGACTACGAACAAAATAGTGAAAACGACGAAATGCAGTCTGAAATTGTCCCTTCTAACTCTTGTTACAACGATAAGGCTTTTCTCGAG GCGCAAAGTGTTGCACGAGCTAAGCAATTAAGAGCGAAATttgaaaaatggcaaaaaaacgAAATAGAACAAGAAATAAAGGAAGGTCGCGTTGATGTATATTCACAGCTTATTTCAAACGAATCTATTGAAAGTGCCAAAAC AATACGTGAACGctttgaaaatatgaaaaaatcgGAAACTGCTATGGAGAACACATCAAAAACTCAAATAAAACGTTTTGTT TAA